A stretch of Inquilinus sp. Marseille-Q2685 DNA encodes these proteins:
- a CDS encoding LLM class flavin-dependent oxidoreductase, which translates to MSKRQITFGVMLQGPGGHMNAWKHPSVPPDASVNFGFYLDNARKAEAAGIAFAFIADGLYINEKSIPHFLNRFEPISVLSALAAVTSKIGLVGTLSTSYSDPFTVARQFATIDLISGGRAGWNAVTSPLEGSGRNYSRPHPEHALRYEIAQEYLEVVKGLWDSWDDDAFIRDRATGRFVDFAKMRRLNHQGRFFSVEGPLNIGRSAQGQPVLFQAGASDDGIALAGHHADAVFTNGGPIEEAKVFYKRVKDSAVAHGRRPEDVKIFPGIGPIVGATAEEAEEKYRAIRDLLSVDEALLYLGRFFDHHDFSQYPLDGPFPDLGDIGKNSFRATTDGIKRTARERNLTLREVALETATRRTLIGTPQQVADELVRWVEEGAADGFILGFPVLGQGLDDFIRHVLPVLQERGYHDPVLRGTTLRDHLGLPYRESRYAGEPAREPALAAQGRR; encoded by the coding sequence ATGAGCAAGCGTCAGATCACCTTCGGCGTCATGCTGCAGGGCCCCGGCGGCCACATGAACGCCTGGAAGCACCCCAGCGTGCCGCCCGACGCCAGCGTCAATTTCGGCTTCTACCTGGACAATGCGCGCAAGGCCGAGGCCGCCGGCATCGCCTTCGCCTTCATCGCCGACGGCCTCTACATCAACGAGAAGTCGATCCCGCATTTCCTGAACCGCTTCGAGCCGATCTCGGTCCTGTCGGCGCTGGCCGCGGTGACCTCGAAGATCGGCCTGGTCGGCACGCTGTCGACCTCCTACAGCGACCCGTTCACCGTGGCCCGGCAATTCGCCACGATCGACCTGATCAGCGGCGGCCGGGCCGGGTGGAACGCCGTGACCTCGCCGCTAGAAGGCTCCGGCCGGAACTACAGCCGGCCGCATCCCGAACACGCGCTGCGCTACGAGATCGCCCAGGAATATCTCGAGGTGGTCAAGGGCCTGTGGGACAGCTGGGACGACGACGCCTTCATCCGCGACCGCGCCACCGGCCGCTTCGTCGATTTCGCCAAGATGCGCCGGCTGAACCACCAGGGCCGGTTCTTCTCGGTCGAGGGGCCGCTGAACATCGGACGGTCCGCCCAGGGCCAGCCGGTGTTGTTCCAGGCCGGCGCCTCCGACGACGGCATCGCCCTCGCCGGCCACCACGCCGACGCCGTGTTCACCAATGGCGGCCCGATCGAGGAGGCGAAGGTCTTCTACAAGCGGGTCAAGGACAGCGCCGTGGCCCATGGCCGCCGGCCCGAGGACGTGAAGATCTTCCCCGGCATCGGGCCGATCGTCGGCGCCACGGCGGAAGAGGCGGAGGAGAAGTACCGCGCCATCCGCGACCTGCTGTCGGTCGACGAGGCGCTCTTGTATCTCGGCCGCTTCTTCGACCATCACGACTTCAGCCAGTACCCGCTGGACGGGCCGTTCCCGGATCTCGGCGACATCGGCAAGAACAGCTTCCGCGCCACCACCGACGGGATCAAGCGCACCGCCAGGGAGCGCAACCTGACCCTGCGCGAGGTGGCGCTGGAGACGGCGACGCGGCGGACGCTGATCGGCACGCCGCAGCAGGTGGCGGACGAGCTGGTCCGCTGGGTGGAAGAAGGAGCGGCCGACGGCTTCATCCTCGGCTTCCCGGTGCTGGGCCAGGGGCTGGACGACTTCATCCGTCATGTCCTGCCGGTGCTGCAGGAGCGCGGCTATCACGACCCGGTGCTGCGCGGCACCACCCTGCGCGACCATCTTGGCCTGCCTTATCGCGAGAGCCGGTACGCCGGAGAGCCGGCGCGGGAGCCGGCCCTGGCTGCGCAGGGGAGACGCTGA
- a CDS encoding GNAT family N-acetyltransferase: protein MTDRFLYTTPLDPLAQPLIQALTWEYETRYGDYWGAGDGVKEMNRYPAELFAPPDGAFLLLLRDGAAIAGGAFKRLDEQTAEMKRVWTHVDLRRQGLARRVLQELEAQAARQGYSRIYLTTGFRQPEAATLYLRSGYTALFDTTVDPEIHGKLPFEKDISHLAPAVRKTA from the coding sequence ATGACCGACAGATTTCTCTACACCACGCCGCTGGATCCGCTGGCGCAGCCCTTGATCCAGGCCCTGACCTGGGAATACGAGACGCGCTACGGCGACTATTGGGGCGCGGGGGACGGGGTCAAGGAAATGAACCGCTACCCGGCCGAGCTGTTCGCGCCGCCGGACGGCGCCTTCCTGCTGCTGCTGCGCGACGGCGCCGCCATCGCCGGCGGGGCCTTCAAGCGCCTGGACGAGCAGACCGCCGAGATGAAGCGGGTCTGGACCCATGTCGACCTGCGCCGGCAAGGCCTGGCGCGCCGGGTGCTGCAGGAGCTGGAGGCGCAGGCGGCGCGGCAGGGCTACAGCCGGATCTATCTGACCACCGGCTTCCGCCAGCCGGAGGCCGCGACTCTCTATCTCCGCTCCGGCTACACCGCTTTGTTCGACACCACGGTGGACCCGGAGATCCACGGCAAGCTGCCCTTCGAGAAGGACATCAGCCATCTGGCGCCGGCGGTTCGGAAGACCGCCTGA
- a CDS encoding ABC transporter substrate-binding protein produces the protein MSIRRNAAAAAIGVAALLSAAGAQAQSGKAFDLSPEQAGRIHTEKVDAVVAAVSPDFKFVKDGVFTVGVSVGDPPLNTYASDAKTVVGTDADLASLVAESLGRKVEFVPVAWADWPLGLVSGRFDAVISNVTVTEERKERFDFSSYRQDVLGAYVALNSSIQSIKEPKDIAGLKVIVGAGTNQEKIVVEWDRQNVAAGLKPAEFLYFDDNGASQLALTSGRADVEINPNSRLAYAAAVSGKTRPVGIINGGWPLTAEIAITTRKGSGLADALTLAINTLIQNGKYREALERWNLGAEAIEQSRTNPPGLPKV, from the coding sequence ATGTCCATCCGCCGGAACGCGGCAGCCGCGGCCATCGGCGTCGCCGCCCTCCTCTCGGCCGCCGGCGCCCAGGCGCAAAGCGGCAAGGCCTTCGACCTCAGCCCCGAGCAGGCCGGCCGTATCCACACGGAAAAGGTCGATGCGGTCGTCGCCGCCGTCTCCCCCGACTTCAAGTTCGTCAAGGACGGGGTGTTCACCGTCGGCGTCAGCGTCGGCGACCCGCCGCTGAACACCTACGCCTCGGATGCCAAGACGGTGGTCGGCACCGATGCGGATCTCGCGTCGCTGGTGGCGGAGTCGCTGGGCCGGAAGGTGGAGTTCGTGCCGGTGGCCTGGGCCGACTGGCCGCTGGGCCTGGTGTCGGGCCGCTTCGACGCCGTGATCAGCAACGTCACCGTGACCGAGGAGCGGAAGGAGCGCTTCGACTTCTCCTCCTACCGCCAGGACGTCCTCGGCGCCTATGTCGCGCTGAACAGCTCGATCCAGTCGATCAAGGAGCCCAAGGACATCGCCGGCCTCAAGGTGATCGTCGGCGCCGGCACCAACCAGGAGAAGATCGTGGTCGAGTGGGATCGGCAGAACGTCGCCGCCGGACTGAAGCCGGCCGAGTTTCTCTACTTCGACGACAACGGCGCGTCCCAGCTGGCGCTGACCTCCGGCCGCGCCGATGTCGAGATCAACCCGAACTCGCGCCTGGCCTATGCCGCGGCGGTCAGCGGCAAGACCCGCCCGGTCGGCATCATCAATGGCGGCTGGCCGCTGACGGCCGAGATCGCGATCACCACGCGCAAGGGCAGCGGCCTGGCCGACGCCCTGACCCTGGCGATCAACACGCTGATCCAGAACGGCAAGTACCGCGAGGCGCTGGAGCGCTGGAATCTGGGCGCCGAAGCGATCGAGCAGTCCCGCACCAACCCGCCGGGCCTTCCCAAAGTCTGA
- a CDS encoding amino acid ABC transporter ATP-binding protein produces the protein MSAGRGEVRIQGVSKSFGALKVLDEVSLTIPSGDVTVILGPSGSGKSTLLRSINHLEKVDTGFITVDGALLGYRERGDILYELKEAEILKRRVDVGMVFQTFNLFPHLTVLENVIEAPVALRRRSKVEATEEALALLARVGLSDKAQAYPRQLSGGQQQRVAIARALALKPKVLLFDEPTSALDPELVGEVLDVIRTLARSGTTLVIVTHEIGFAREVADTVVFMDGGRILEQGPPSQVFTAPSHPRTAEFLAKVL, from the coding sequence CTGTCCGCCGGCCGGGGCGAGGTGCGGATCCAGGGCGTGTCGAAAAGCTTCGGGGCGCTGAAGGTGCTGGACGAGGTCAGCCTGACCATCCCGTCCGGCGACGTCACCGTGATCCTCGGCCCCTCCGGCTCCGGCAAGTCGACGCTGCTGCGCAGCATCAACCATCTGGAGAAGGTCGACACCGGCTTCATCACCGTCGACGGCGCGCTGCTGGGCTACCGCGAGCGCGGCGACATCCTGTACGAGCTGAAGGAAGCCGAGATCCTGAAGCGCCGGGTCGATGTCGGCATGGTGTTCCAGACCTTCAACCTGTTCCCGCATCTGACGGTGCTGGAGAACGTGATCGAGGCGCCGGTCGCGCTGCGCCGGCGGTCGAAGGTGGAGGCGACGGAGGAGGCCCTGGCCCTGCTGGCCCGCGTCGGGCTGAGCGACAAGGCCCAGGCCTATCCGCGCCAGCTGTCCGGCGGTCAGCAGCAGCGCGTGGCCATCGCCCGTGCCCTGGCGCTGAAGCCCAAGGTGCTGCTGTTCGACGAGCCGACCTCCGCCCTCGACCCCGAGCTGGTCGGCGAGGTTCTGGACGTGATCCGCACCCTGGCCCGGTCCGGCACCACGCTGGTGATCGTCACCCACGAGATCGGCTTCGCCCGCGAGGTCGCCGACACCGTGGTGTTCATGGATGGCGGCCGGATCCTGGAGCAGGGCCCGCCGTCCCAGGTCTTCACCGCGCCGAGCCATCCCAGGACCGCCGAGTTCCTGGCCAAGGTGCTGTAG
- a CDS encoding ABC transporter substrate-binding protein — protein sequence MFGFMSRRAAAALVLGLAAATAPGVATAQSFDLSPEQPGRPRAEKVEAIAAAVPKDFRFIEDGVLTVAIAPGQPPIATYATDARTVIGADPDLIQLVADLLGLKLKIVAVAWADWPLGLSSGKYDAVISNVGVTEERKQRFDFSTYRKGLHGFYVKSGSPITAIREPKDIAGLRIITSSGTIQEKILLEWDRQNRAQGLAPAELQYYDDEAAWNLAVQSGRADAMFSVNAALAYQAAREGNLKQVGTVSAGWPLTAETGITTRRGSGLADPLTAALNELIADGRYAAVLARWNLTAEAVDRSRTNPPGLPKF from the coding sequence ATGTTCGGATTCATGTCCAGACGGGCGGCCGCCGCCCTGGTTCTCGGCCTCGCCGCCGCCACGGCGCCGGGCGTCGCCACGGCGCAGAGCTTCGACCTGAGCCCCGAGCAGCCGGGCCGCCCGCGGGCCGAAAAGGTCGAGGCCATCGCCGCCGCCGTCCCGAAGGACTTCAGGTTCATCGAGGACGGCGTGCTGACGGTGGCGATCGCGCCCGGCCAGCCGCCGATCGCCACTTACGCCACCGATGCGCGGACCGTGATCGGCGCCGATCCGGACCTGATCCAGCTGGTCGCCGACCTGCTCGGGCTGAAGCTGAAGATCGTGGCGGTGGCCTGGGCGGACTGGCCGCTGGGCCTGTCTTCGGGCAAGTACGACGCCGTCATCTCCAATGTCGGCGTGACCGAGGAGCGCAAGCAGCGTTTCGACTTCTCGACCTACCGCAAGGGGCTGCACGGCTTCTATGTGAAATCCGGCAGCCCGATCACGGCGATCCGCGAGCCAAAGGACATTGCCGGCCTGCGGATCATCACCTCCTCCGGCACGATCCAGGAGAAGATCCTGCTGGAATGGGACCGGCAGAACCGGGCCCAGGGCCTGGCCCCGGCCGAGCTGCAATACTACGACGACGAGGCGGCCTGGAACCTGGCGGTCCAGTCCGGCCGGGCCGACGCGATGTTCAGCGTCAACGCCGCCCTGGCCTATCAGGCGGCGCGGGAGGGCAACCTCAAGCAGGTCGGCACGGTCAGCGCCGGCTGGCCGCTGACGGCGGAGACCGGCATCACCACCCGCCGCGGCAGCGGCCTGGCCGACCCGCTCACCGCCGCGCTCAACGAACTGATCGCCGACGGCCGATACGCCGCGGTGCTGGCGCGCTGGAACCTGACGGCCGAGGCGGTCGACCGGTCCCGCACCAATCCGCCCGGCCTGCCAAAGTTCTGA
- a CDS encoding LLM class flavin-dependent oxidoreductase — MASIDHAGFLTPGSFPEADPQDGLEKALRLFAFGEKLGFDSAWIRQRHLEPGVSSASVFLAAASQRTRRIQLGSAVIQIGYESPYRLAEDLSTVDVLSGGRLNVGLSAGVPPHADLLGPLVFDGDWTGYDLSYGRVERLLDNLRGRYLGEPDRVVVNAACRHRPRLQPVAEGLADRVWYGGGSLRSAEWAGRAGLNLLIGNVTSGEGTDDVFTAQLRQLDAYRAAYRGSRPARVALGRVIVPFDSADDWTRARYAEYAAGRRERTLAPQGERRTLFAPDLVGTSDQILETLARDPVLAEVSELRLELPYEFRPFEYEQILGDAVRHILPQLGWKPAAERRPAPQHVSESWGAQGK; from the coding sequence ATGGCATCGATCGACCATGCGGGGTTCCTGACCCCGGGCAGCTTTCCGGAGGCCGACCCGCAGGACGGGCTGGAGAAGGCGCTGCGGCTGTTCGCCTTCGGCGAAAAGCTGGGCTTCGACAGCGCCTGGATCCGGCAGCGCCATCTCGAGCCCGGCGTGTCCTCGGCATCGGTGTTCCTGGCGGCGGCCAGCCAGCGCACCCGCCGCATCCAGCTCGGCAGCGCCGTGATCCAGATCGGCTATGAAAGCCCATACCGCCTGGCCGAGGACCTCTCCACCGTCGACGTGCTGTCGGGCGGCCGGCTGAATGTTGGGCTCAGCGCCGGCGTGCCGCCGCATGCCGACCTGCTGGGGCCGCTTGTCTTCGACGGCGACTGGACCGGCTACGACCTGTCCTACGGCCGGGTGGAACGGCTGCTGGACAATCTGCGCGGCCGCTATCTCGGCGAGCCGGACCGGGTCGTGGTCAACGCCGCCTGCCGCCACCGGCCCCGGCTGCAGCCCGTGGCCGAGGGGCTGGCCGACCGCGTCTGGTACGGCGGCGGGTCGTTGCGCTCCGCCGAATGGGCCGGGCGCGCCGGGCTGAACCTGCTGATCGGCAACGTCACCTCGGGCGAGGGCACCGACGACGTCTTCACCGCCCAGCTTCGGCAGCTGGATGCCTATCGCGCGGCGTATCGCGGATCCCGCCCGGCCCGCGTGGCCCTGGGCCGGGTGATCGTGCCCTTCGACAGTGCCGACGACTGGACCCGGGCCCGCTACGCCGAATACGCCGCCGGCCGCCGTGAGCGCACCCTGGCGCCGCAGGGCGAGCGCCGGACCCTGTTCGCGCCGGACCTGGTCGGGACCTCGGACCAGATCCTCGAGACGCTGGCCCGCGATCCGGTGCTGGCGGAGGTGTCGGAACTACGGCTGGAGCTGCCCTACGAGTTCCGGCCCTTCGAGTACGAGCAGATCCTGGGCGACGCGGTGCGCCACATCCTGCCGCAGCTGGGCTGGAAGCCGGCGGCGGAGCGCCGGCCGGCGCCCCAGCACGTGTCCGAGAGCTGGGGCGCGCAAGGCAAATAG
- a CDS encoding ABC transporter ATP-binding protein produces MVAAIHEAAAAPQATPGAGIEIRDVSHQFELEGAALPVLDRISLTIEPGEFVALLGPSGCGKSTLLRLVAGLEPPTAGAILADGAEIRSTSPSRVVVFQDPTLFPWRTVWDNVALGPQAQGLLRSRRGRVDEALRLVGLAGFGRAWPRQLSGGMAQRVALARALVNDPSLLILDEPLGKLDSLTRLTMQGELVELWRRRGFSALLVTHDVEEALILASRVIVLSDRPARILAEIVNDRPYPRHRGDPHLAALRHEALRLLGLDAGW; encoded by the coding sequence ATGGTAGCGGCGATCCACGAGGCGGCGGCGGCGCCGCAGGCCACGCCGGGCGCCGGCATCGAGATCCGCGACGTCAGCCACCAGTTCGAGCTGGAGGGCGCCGCCCTGCCGGTGCTGGACCGGATCAGCTTGACCATCGAGCCCGGCGAGTTCGTCGCCCTGCTCGGCCCCTCGGGCTGCGGCAAGTCGACCCTGCTGCGGCTGGTGGCGGGGCTGGAACCGCCGACGGCGGGCGCGATCCTCGCCGACGGCGCCGAGATCCGCTCGACCTCGCCCTCCCGCGTCGTGGTGTTCCAGGACCCGACCCTGTTCCCGTGGCGCACGGTCTGGGACAATGTCGCGCTGGGGCCGCAGGCACAGGGCCTGCTGCGCAGCCGGCGCGGCCGGGTGGACGAGGCGCTGCGGCTGGTCGGGCTCGCCGGCTTCGGCCGCGCCTGGCCGCGGCAGCTGTCCGGCGGCATGGCCCAGCGCGTGGCCCTGGCCCGCGCCCTGGTCAACGACCCCAGCCTGCTGATCCTGGACGAGCCGCTGGGCAAGCTCGACTCCCTGACCCGCCTGACCATGCAGGGCGAGCTGGTCGAGCTGTGGCGGCGCCGCGGGTTCAGCGCCCTCCTGGTCACGCATGACGTCGAGGAGGCGCTGATCCTGGCCAGCCGGGTGATCGTGCTGAGCGACCGCCCGGCCCGGATCCTGGCCGAGATCGTCAACGACCGCCCCTATCCGCGCCACCGCGGCGACCCGCATCTGGCCGCGCTGCGGCACGAGGCGCTGCGGCTGCTCGGCCTCGACGCGGGCTGGTGA
- a CDS encoding ABC transporter permease has protein sequence MSSLDQSLAGAPPAAAARPAQPARPWTSGLVAALAWLGLAALTWQWPNRKVGFADWAYTTEFAIGVAVFAALLAAAAVLGRRLGPVFAWLRPAGPWLVALPVLLAVWEVATAKLALLPVPFFAPPQALIEVYADDWPRLGDSLVNSLWLLANGYVLGAVSGFLTGVAVGWSRALGYWVHPVLRLLGPIPSTALLPLAFFFFPSSWAAAVFLIALATWFPVTVLTWSGVASVDRAYYDVARTLGAGERFLVLRVAVPAALPHVFVGLFMGLGASFSVLVAAEMMGVKSGLGWYLQWAQGWASYSNMYAALIVMALVFSGLITLLFRLRDRLLAWQKGVVRW, from the coding sequence ATGTCCTCGCTTGACCAAAGCCTGGCCGGCGCACCGCCGGCCGCCGCCGCACGCCCGGCGCAGCCCGCCCGCCCCTGGACCAGCGGGCTCGTCGCCGCCCTGGCCTGGCTGGGGCTGGCGGCGCTGACCTGGCAATGGCCGAACCGCAAGGTCGGCTTCGCCGACTGGGCCTACACCACCGAGTTCGCGATCGGCGTCGCCGTCTTCGCGGCGCTCCTGGCCGCCGCGGCGGTGCTGGGCCGGCGGCTGGGGCCGGTCTTCGCCTGGCTGCGCCCTGCCGGCCCCTGGCTGGTGGCGCTGCCGGTGCTGCTCGCGGTGTGGGAGGTGGCGACGGCCAAGCTGGCCCTCCTCCCCGTCCCGTTCTTCGCCCCGCCGCAGGCGCTGATCGAGGTCTATGCCGACGACTGGCCCCGCCTCGGCGACAGCCTGGTCAACTCGCTCTGGCTGCTCGCCAACGGCTATGTCCTCGGCGCCGTCTCCGGCTTCCTGACCGGCGTCGCGGTCGGCTGGTCGCGGGCGTTGGGCTACTGGGTGCATCCGGTGCTGCGGCTGCTCGGCCCGATCCCGTCGACCGCCCTCCTGCCGCTGGCCTTCTTCTTCTTTCCGTCGAGCTGGGCGGCGGCGGTGTTCCTGATCGCGCTGGCCACCTGGTTCCCGGTCACCGTCCTGACCTGGTCCGGCGTCGCCAGCGTCGACCGCGCCTATTACGACGTCGCCCGCACCCTCGGCGCCGGCGAGCGCTTCCTGGTGCTGCGCGTCGCCGTGCCGGCGGCCCTGCCGCATGTCTTCGTCGGCCTGTTCATGGGCCTCGGCGCCTCCTTCTCGGTGCTGGTGGCGGCCGAGATGATGGGCGTGAAGTCGGGCCTAGGCTGGTACCTGCAATGGGCCCAGGGCTGGGCCTCCTACTCCAACATGTATGCGGCGCTGATCGTGATGGCGCTGGTGTTTTCCGGCCTGATCACGCTGCTGTTCCGGCTGCGCGACCGGCTCTTGGCCTGGCAGAAAGGGGTGGTGCGATGGTAG
- a CDS encoding ABC transporter substrate-binding protein, with protein sequence MTDHRTASTAPVSPMAGCGTVSRRKLLRAAAAAGAIAPFALPGGRALAQTAAPRKLKLAWSQTAVCQSPISVALKRDFFGKYGLEVEHIQYSGPTDQLLEAIATGHADGGIGMALRWLKPLEQGFDVRLAVGTHGGCMRLLAPAASGIAKIADLRGKSVAVTDQASPVKNFFAIRLAKEGIDPDQVDWRQYPGDLFPEVVKKGEVQAVAIEDPHAWFLRERDGLTEIATNLDGDYASKTCCVLGIRGSLLRDEPEVAASLARAFIDAQHWTAANPAETAQIFAPFVPGNVKPEDVEAILRSHTHQHASTGAHLRGELAAFTEDLKLIRVIRPGTDATEFAKVIAPDVLA encoded by the coding sequence ATGACCGACCACCGGACAGCCTCGACGGCGCCCGTTTCCCCGATGGCCGGCTGCGGCACCGTCTCCCGCCGGAAGCTGCTGCGGGCAGCGGCGGCGGCTGGCGCCATCGCCCCCTTCGCGCTGCCGGGCGGCCGGGCACTGGCCCAGACCGCCGCGCCGCGCAAGCTGAAGCTGGCCTGGAGCCAGACCGCGGTCTGCCAGTCGCCGATCTCGGTGGCGCTGAAGCGCGACTTCTTCGGCAAATACGGGCTGGAGGTCGAGCACATCCAGTACAGCGGCCCGACCGACCAGCTGCTGGAGGCGATCGCGACCGGGCACGCCGATGGCGGCATCGGCATGGCGCTGCGCTGGCTGAAGCCGCTGGAGCAGGGCTTCGACGTGCGCCTGGCCGTCGGCACCCATGGCGGCTGCATGCGCCTCCTGGCCCCCGCCGCCTCCGGCATCGCCAAGATCGCCGATCTGCGCGGCAAGTCGGTCGCCGTCACCGACCAGGCCAGCCCGGTGAAGAACTTCTTCGCCATCCGCCTGGCCAAGGAGGGGATCGACCCGGACCAGGTCGACTGGCGGCAGTATCCGGGCGACCTGTTCCCCGAGGTGGTGAAGAAGGGCGAGGTCCAGGCCGTCGCCATCGAGGACCCGCACGCCTGGTTCCTGCGCGAGCGCGACGGGCTGACCGAGATCGCCACTAATCTGGACGGGGACTACGCCAGCAAGACCTGCTGTGTGCTGGGCATCCGCGGCAGCCTGCTGCGCGACGAGCCCGAGGTCGCGGCCTCGCTGGCCCGCGCCTTCATCGACGCCCAGCACTGGACCGCGGCGAACCCGGCCGAGACGGCGCAGATCTTCGCCCCCTTCGTCCCCGGCAACGTCAAGCCGGAGGATGTCGAGGCGATCCTGCGCAGCCACACCCACCAGCACGCTTCGACCGGTGCCCATCTGCGCGGCGAGCTGGCCGCCTTCACCGAGGATCTGAAGCTGATCCGCGTGATCCGGCCCGGCACCGACGCCACCGAATTCGCCAAGGTGATCGCCCCCGATGTCCTCGCTTGA
- a CDS encoding ABC transporter substrate-binding protein, with translation MSRFDLSRRDLLRAGGLAAAAAPVAALGTRVWAQTDAKPVPVKLAWNATAICLSPIPVAVTQGIFQKHNLDVELINFAGSTDQLLEAIATGKADAGIGMVHRWLKALEQGFDVKLTASSHGGCSRLVGSQAAGVTTLESLRGKTVGVSDLASPGKNFFAIYLTKHGIDPEREITWRQYPANLLGLAVQKGEIQAIADGDPNLYLLQKTQPDLVEIATNLSGEYREKVCCVLGIRGSLIQDDKPTAAALSRAILEASDWVVQHPEATAEICTSMSTASAADLTAVLRTLTHGHHPAGLELRAEIKAYAEDLKLVNVLRSSTDPTLFAETVTEDVLS, from the coding sequence ATGTCACGTTTCGACCTGTCCCGCCGCGACCTGCTGCGCGCCGGCGGCCTCGCCGCCGCCGCGGCCCCGGTGGCGGCGCTCGGCACCCGGGTCTGGGCCCAGACCGACGCCAAGCCGGTGCCGGTCAAGCTGGCCTGGAACGCCACCGCGATCTGCCTGTCGCCGATCCCGGTCGCCGTCACCCAGGGCATCTTCCAGAAGCACAATCTGGACGTGGAACTGATCAACTTCGCCGGGTCGACCGACCAGCTGCTGGAGGCGATCGCCACCGGCAAGGCCGATGCCGGCATCGGCATGGTGCATCGCTGGCTGAAGGCGCTGGAGCAGGGCTTCGACGTCAAGCTGACCGCCAGCTCGCATGGCGGCTGCTCCCGCCTCGTCGGCTCCCAGGCCGCCGGGGTGACGACGCTGGAGAGCCTGCGCGGCAAGACCGTCGGCGTCAGCGACCTGGCCAGCCCGGGCAAGAACTTCTTCGCCATCTACCTGACCAAGCACGGCATCGACCCGGAGCGCGAGATCACCTGGCGCCAGTACCCCGCCAACCTGCTGGGGCTGGCGGTGCAGAAGGGCGAGATCCAGGCGATCGCCGACGGCGACCCGAACCTGTACCTGCTGCAGAAGACCCAGCCCGACCTGGTCGAGATCGCCACCAACCTGTCCGGCGAATATCGCGAGAAGGTGTGCTGCGTGCTGGGCATCCGCGGCAGCCTGATCCAGGACGACAAGCCGACCGCGGCGGCGCTGAGCCGCGCCATCCTCGAGGCATCGGACTGGGTGGTCCAGCACCCGGAGGCGACGGCCGAGATCTGCACCTCGATGTCGACCGCCAGCGCGGCCGATCTGACCGCGGTGCTGCGCACCCTGACCCACGGCCATCACCCGGCCGGGCTGGAGCTCAGGGCCGAGATCAAGGCTTACGCCGAGGACCTCAAGCTGGTGAACGTGCTGCGCTCCAGCACCGACCCCACGCTGTTCGCCGAGACCGTGACCGAGGACGTGCTGTCATGA
- a CDS encoding OsmC family protein: protein MTTLNEYLGQKREAIAARKARVAAGESGPRTLTARVRAEGRSGVRRIRIRDFQVISDSEADFAGYDLGPSSPELQLGVLGSCLTHTFLIQAAALGVPLDSLDLEVTGTIDPRAGSPGFEAVPIYPHGIRYAASIASPAAPAEIEALRQAVERNCPILNLLRQPQAIAGEIRLTQAPAAVAAE from the coding sequence ATGACCACGCTCAACGAGTATCTCGGCCAGAAGCGCGAGGCGATCGCCGCCCGCAAGGCCCGTGTCGCCGCCGGCGAATCCGGCCCCAGGACGCTGACGGCGCGGGTGCGGGCCGAGGGGCGCAGCGGCGTCCGCCGCATCCGCATCCGCGACTTCCAGGTGATCAGCGACAGCGAGGCGGATTTCGCCGGCTACGACCTGGGCCCCAGCTCGCCGGAGCTGCAGCTCGGCGTGCTCGGCAGCTGCCTGACCCACACTTTCCTGATCCAGGCGGCGGCGCTGGGCGTGCCGCTCGACTCGCTGGATCTCGAGGTCACCGGCACGATCGACCCGCGCGCCGGCTCCCCCGGCTTCGAGGCGGTGCCGATCTATCCGCACGGCATCCGCTACGCGGCGTCGATCGCCTCCCCGGCCGCACCGGCGGAGATCGAGGCGCTGCGCCAGGCAGTGGAGCGCAACTGCCCGATCCTGAACCTGCTGCGCCAGCCGCAGGCCATCGCCGGCGAGATCCGGTTGACCCAGGCCCCGGCCGCGGTCGCGGCGGAATGA